CATTGCAGCGCCCCTTGCCGGTGATATAGACTTTTTTGCCAAGTTTTTCATTTTTCTCAAAAATGTGGACGGTACTGCCCTTCATGGCTGCTGCTATTCCAGCCAGCATCCCTGCAGCGCCACCGCCCACGATCAAAACCGTATTCATGCAGTTTCCTCTTTTCCGCCCATGCTATTTGGGCATAAAGGTATACCCGCAGGGGTTTCCCTCCTGCTTTCGTTCACCATTTTTCTACTTTACACGAAAAAGAGGGAAAAAACAAGCGGTCATGAATTTTTCTTTCCATTTTTTTTGCCCGCTTCCCGGGCCATATAGGGTTGCCCACTGAGGGTTCTTTCTTTTATCTTTGCCTCTAAAGCCTCCACAACGGTTTTTAGCACCTTGATCCTGGCATAATATTTGCAGTTTCCCTCCACGACCACCCAGGGAGCATAGGTGGTGGAAGTCCGCACCAGCATCTCATTGACCGCAGATTCATACTGATCCCATTTCTCCCGGTTTCTCCAGTCCTCTTCCGTGATCTTCCACTGCTTTGACGGATTGTCCTGACGCTCCTTAAAGCGCTTTTCCTGTTCCTCTTTATCGATATGGAGCCAGAATTTAATGACTACGGCTCCTGCATTTGCCATGTGGTTTTCCATTTCATTTATTTCCTGGTAAGCCTGTTTCCACTGGTTCTCACTGCAAAAGCCCTCGATCCGCTCCACCAGAACCCGTCCATACCAGGTACGGTCAAAGATAGCGATATGGCCTGCTTTTGGCACATGGTTCCAGAAACGCCACAGATAATGATGGACCCGTTCCAGATCATTGGGTGCCGATGTAGGGTACACTTTATAGCCTCTGGGGTCTAAATGGCTGGTAAGGCGCTTGATTGCCCCGCCCTTTCCTGCCGCATCCCAGCCCTCAAAGCCTAAGACTAGGGGAATTCTTAAGCGGTATATTTGGCTGTGAAGAGATTCCAGCTTCTTCCATAGCCGGTCCATCTCCTTCTTATAATCTTCCTTTGTTATGGTCTTTGTCAAATCCACGCCGGACAAGACTCCGTTCTGGTATTTCTCAGAGCGGACCGGTACTTCCTTTTCCTTTCTCTCTCCCCTTAATTCCCGCTGCCTTAAGGCATCCTCTAAGCAGTCCGCCACCTGGGTCATGATCTTGGCGGAGGCAAAATCCTTGTCAGTTGCTTCGATGATGGTCCAGGGGGCGTAGTCCATATCTGTCCGTTCAAGCATTTCCTCGCAGATTGCCAGATAACGGCCATACTCCTTATTCCTCCGCCAGTCTTCCTTTGTTACCCGCCAGTCTGTCTCCCTGGAACTTTCCAGTTTGTTAAACCGCTTTTTTTGTTCCTCCCTTGAAATATAGAGGAACAGCTTTATGATGACCATACCGTCATCGGTCAGCTGACGCTCAAAGGACTGAATGTCATGGAAAGCCTCCGGCATGGCTGTTTCCGGGATCTTTCCCTCAAACCACTCTATGGTCACCTGCCGGTACCAGCTTCTGTCAAAGAGGGCGATTCTGCCCTGGGCCGGAAGCTTGGTCCAGAAACGCCATAAAAACGGGCGCATCCGTTCCTCTTCCGTTGATTTATCATTGGCATATACATCAAAACCTCTGGGATCCAGCGCCTGAATCAGGCGGTTGATCTGGGTTCCCTTTCCTGATGCTCCCATGCCTTCAAACACCATCATGACAGGAATTCCTGCCTCCTTGCATTCCCGCTGCAAAAGGCCCAGCCTTTCGCTCTGCTCCTTTATTGTCTTTTTATAGGTATCCTTGTCCATTCTTTTCGATAAATCAAGTTTCTCCAGCATAAACCGTCCCTCCTTTGTCTAAACCGTTAAGCTTAAAGCTTTGCAAACACTTTAGCCACCGACCGCATGACCTCACTGATCTTAATCATCTGCGGACATTCCTTTTCGCAGTGATGACATGCCTTACAGCCTTCCGCCTTTACCCCCATGGCCTCGTATCCGGCCTTTGCCTCCCTCTCTTTATGGGCGGCAGTCATGTTATAATAAGAGAAAATCTCCGGGATCTCTAAGCCAAAGGGGCAGGGGAGACAATAACGGCATCCGGTGCAGCCCACCAGAGCCATGGAGTCAAAGATTTCCTTTGCCTTTTTATAAACCTGTTTTTCATCATCCGTCACCATCCCGATATGGCTGCGGTCTGCAAATTCCAGATTTTCCTCAAGCTGTTTTTCGTCGCTCATTCCGCTTAGAAGAAGGCTCACCTCTGGCTGGTTCCACAAAAAATCAAGAGCATATTCCACAGTACCTTTTCCCTCAGGGAAAACCTTTTTTACATGATCAGCAGGATCAGCCAGCTTTCCTCCAAGAAGCGGTTCCATGACCACCACGGCAAGTCCCTTTTCCGCTGCAGCTTTTAGTCCCTTAACTCCGGCCTGATGCTCTAAGTCCACATAGTTATACTGAATCTGGCAAAAATCCCATCCGTCATAATAATCTAGGATATCCTGAAACACATCGTATGAATCATGGAAGGAAAATCCAAGATATTTTATTTTGCCCTCATCTCTGGCCTTTTCCATGCGTTTTACAAGATCGAATTTTTTGACCTTATCTTCAAAACGGTCCCTGCTTAAGGCATGAAGCAAATAAAAATCAATGTGGTCTGTCTGAAGCTTTTTAAGCTGTTCCTCTAACACCTCATCAAAATCGCCGGGTTGTTCAAGCTTCCATACCGGACATTTGGTAGCCAGATATGTTTTCTCCCGGTAGCCATCCCTTAATGCGTTTCCCACGATCCTTTCGCTTTCTCCCTGGTGGTAAGGATATGCCGTATCAATGTAGTTGACTCCTTCATCAATGGCATGGCGGATCATGGACACCGCCCGTTTTTCATCCACCTGCTCTTCCTGAAGGATAGGAAGCCTCATGGCTCCAAACCCCAGAGCCGATACCTTAATTCCTGTTTTTCCAAAATCACGATACTGCATAATCTTCCTCCGGATCATATGTATTGCAGCTTTTTCTGCCAGCCTGCTTATCTTTATTTTATCATACTTCAATCCTGCACCAAAGACTTTTTTCTTAATTCGGCTGATAAATCACCAGCTTAAACTGCAAATCTCACGGCGCTGTTATAATACCCATGAAAGCGGTCTGAAAACCATGGGAAAAATACAAAAGCGCCGCGGCAATACTGAATTTCAGTATACCGCGGCGCACTGCAGACTCCCCTCGTCTTAAATATCAGAATCAGATTGTCATGATATTTTATCTTATTTTAACTCTGGCCAGTAATCCTTATTCGCTTCAATCATTTCATCCAGAATCTTTTTTGCCGCCATCGCTGATGGTATGGTCTTATTTAACGTAAATGCGGCTAATGCTTTATCATAGCTTCCTTCAATTGCCGCCTCTACGATCAGCTTTTCACTGGCCTCCTGCTGCTCAATCATACCTTTATAGAAAGTCGGAATTTCCCCTACTCTGGTGGCTTCCGGTCCTTCCTTGGTAATATAGCAGGGAATTTCTACCATGGCATCGTCCGGTAAATTTTTAACGGCACCATTGTTCATGACCATGACCAGATGGCGTTTCTTTAAATTATATGCCAGGCTCATAGCCACTTCCACAATAAATTCTCCATGAACGCCGGTAAAAAATGGAGTCATATCGATTTCTCCAGTTGTTTCGAACTGTTCGACTGCCTGGAAAATCCGTTTTTCTCTTCCCTCCATGACTTCATTGGCTCTTGTATAATTCTTATCCGAATGTTTTACAATCTCATCACCTAACAGATAGTATTGCATATAGGTATTAGGGAGATAATCCGGGAACATTCTCATTAAGTTCTTTGCATTGTCAAAGGTATGTTTCCAGGATGCATCATTATGGCGTACCTCACTTCTTTCATCCGGCGGCATATAGCCATGTTCCCTTACATATGCCTTTAATTCTTCGGTACGGTCCTCTTCTCCTACACGGATTTTTGTAAACCAGCCAAAATGATTTAATCCAAAGTAATCCGGCACAATATCTTTTCTGTCACAGTCCAAAATGTTCGCCATGTTTCTCATGATCGCTACCGGCATATCGCAGATATTTAAGATTCTGGCATTTGGCCGCAGCTTATGCATTGCTTTTGCAACTATGGCAGCCGGGTTAGAATAGTTTACAATCCAGTATTCCTTGCTTGCATACTTTTCACAGTAATCGATCATATCTACCATGGGATAGATGGTTCTAAGGCCATATGCAAGGCCGCCTGGCCCGCATGTTTCCTGGCCTACCACATCATATTTTAAAGGGATCTTTTCATCAAGCTCTCTCATATGATATAAGCCTACCCGCATCTGGGCAAAGATAAAATCTGCATCCGAAAATGCTTCTTTGGGATCGGTTGTAAGAACCAGCTTTACTTCCGGATCAAACATCTCAATAACCTTTTTTACCAGAACTCCTACTTTGTCCTGGCGTTCTTTGAAATTATCATAAAGCCTTAATTCAGAAAGCTTAAACTGATCCTTCTGATCCAGCAGACTCTTTACGATTCCCGGTGTATAAGTACTGCCACCGCCTACGATGACTAATTTAAATGTTTTGTTCATAGCTTTACCTCCTATTTATGTGAATCCATCTGTTCCAACACATCATCCACCAGGGTTCTCATTTTGGAAACGGTGAGACCATATACTACCTGGACATTATTTCCCTTTTTCATGATACCGGCTGCTCCGGTGCTCTTTAATGCTTCTTCATCAATCCTTGAACTGTCTGCAACTTCCACTCTTAACCTGGAAAAGCAGTTTTCCAGACTTACAATGTTTTCTTTTCCGCCTAATGCTTCTACGATGATCCTGCCCTGGTTCAATCTGTCTTCCCCAGTTTCTCCGCTGGCGGACTGCTTTGCTTTTAATTCTTTTTTCACTGCTGCTGCATTGGCATTTAAATCCAGGGCCGCATCCGTATCGTCATCTTCACGTCCCGGAGTCTTTAAGTTGAACTTTTCAATCATAAACTTAAAGACCAGGAAAATCACAAGGATCTCCACAAGACCAACCAGCACATACAAAGGCCATAAGGTCCTGCCGATTCCTGCCGGAAGATTTAACACAAGGAAATCCAGGATCCCATTGGTGGCGCAGACACGGACACCGATCAAATAAACTACCATCTGAAAAAATCCATCCAGAACGGAATATACCAGCCATAATAAGGGAGCTGCAAAAATAAAAGTAAATTCCAGTGGTTCTGTAATTCCGGCGATCACCGCCGTTAAAGTAGCCGGGATCATCTGAGCCTTTAAGTTCGCTTTTTTCACTTTCCTGGCAGTTACATAGAAAGCCAATGCCACACCAATGATACCAAATGTCTTCATAAGACCATAAGTTAAGAAGCGGCTGGTATCCGGCATCATTCCTGCTGCGGGATCACTTAATAACGCCAGGAAGATGGGTTTTGCACCAACAACATTTTCCCCGCCAATCACCGCCTGTCCGCCGACCGCTGAATAAAGGAAGGGTGACCAGATTAAGTGGTGCAGTCCGGTTGGAATCAAAAACCGGTTTAAGAATCCGTATACAAATACACCTGCTGCTCCGGCCGTACTCATAAAACCGGTCAATGCGGATATTCCGTTTGCAACGCCCGGCCACACATAAGTCACGCCAACGCTTAATGCTGCAATGACCGGAATCATGATCATGTAAACAAGTTTGCTGTTGCCATAAGGTGCGAATCCGCCCTTAAACTCGGTATCGCAGTATTTGTTGTGAACCAGAGCCACAAGAACGCCGATGATCATGCCAAGAAACACGCCCATATCTGTTACATGGAATCCTAACTGAATGGTTTGGCCCGTACCATATAAGGCGCCGGCAGTAGCCCCTTCCGCCATCTTTCCTGACAGCTCCAGCCACTTGCTGTTAGAACCTAAAAACATGATATATGACATTAAAGCTACGAATGATGCATCTGCTTTTTTCTTTTTTGCCATACCATTTGCAATTCCCACACAGAATAAAATGCTTAAATTCCCCATAATCGAATTCAGCATGCTGTTAAAAAATTTCCCCACAGTCCACATCAGCCCGCCTTCAGAAACAAAAGCGGTATTGGTCATGATCGCAGTTAAGGCAATCAACATACCTACGACAGGTAAAAATAATACCGGTCCAATCATCGCTTTTGAAAAGCTTTGCATGGCTTTTACTACTTTATCCTTCATTTCATATTCCTCCATACATATTTGTTTTCACTGGTAATTACCTGTGGTGAGATTCTATCATACTTGAATTCAAATCAAAATATATTCTGCATCATTCCCAACATGTTGACCATATAGTGAACAAATTTACTTAGGTTCATTATATATTTTTGTGCCAGCTCAGGTAAAAAGCATTAAAAAAGCGTTGACACTCAATTCTTATAATAAAATGAGTGTCAGCGCTATCCTTTGCTGCTGCCCTTTATTCACGTTGTCAAGCGAAAATCGCAATGACCAATGGGTCACAGTGCGCCCCGCGTCACCGGGCATAACCGAATAGCTGCTATTCGGTTAAAAAATTGATCAAATTTCCATTACAAGGAACTGCCAGCCCTTCAAATGTATCCTGGCTCCGTCAAATGACACTTCCTGGCAGTTATTGATCAAAACTGTCTTTGGCATATGGGGAAGAGTAACTTCCTGTGCATCTTTTTGAAAATTTCCAATGATAAGGAGTGTTTTTGGCCCTTTCCGGCAGTAAGCCATAATATTCTTTTCATCCTCAAGAACCGGTTCCAGAGTTCCATAGATTACGGTTTCCTTCCACTGGGGATGTTTCCTTAACTGAATCAGTTTTTTATAGAACATGAAAACCGAATTATCATCAGAAATCTGATCAGCCACATTGATATCCTTATAATTAGGATTCACCTTCAGCCAGGGAGTGCCTTCCGTAAAGCCTGAATTAGCCGATGCATCCCACTGCATGGGCGTTCTTGCATTATCCCTGCTGTAGTGGCTTACAATACCCAGTGCCTCTTCTGGTGAGTACCCTGCCTCCAGGGCGGTCTGGTATTGGTCAAGGGTGGCAATATCATCCACTTCGTCAATGCTGGAAAAAACAGTATTTTCCATTCCGATTTCCTGACCCTGATAAATAAAGGGGATCCCCCTGAGCATAAAATTCAGTCCGCCAAGCAGCTTTTTGGCTTCCAGGGTACATTCTCCTGCCGGAAGGTAATGGCTGACCCCTCTTGGCTCATCATGGTTTTCAATGATGTTGGATAAAAATCCTGTAGTGCCCGCATGCCTTTGGGCTGCAAAGCAGCAATGCTTATAATCTTCCGGAGTAATGGTTTTGGAATCGTACCAGCCCTTTTCACTTCCGCCGAATATGGTCTCATTAAAATCAAATTTACTGGAAAAGTAACCATTTTCACCAATAAAGGATTCTAATTCTTCCGGCTTTTCATCAAAGACTTCTCCAACAGTAAAGGCATCATGAGGGACAAAACAGCGGTCCCGCATCTCACTTAAAAACTCACCCACCCCATTGGCTTTGGACAGCATTTCCTGGATGTCTGCATAAACCATCTTCCCTGTCCGGTTCGTAGTCCTGAAAGGGAAAGGCCTTTTTTATATTGATGATTGCATCAATCCGGAAACCGCCCAGGCCTTTATCCAGCCACCAATTGATATTTTTATAGATTTCCTCCCGGACCGCTTCATTTTCCCAGTTTAAGTCCGGCTGTTTTTTATGGAAGGAGTGGAGATACTGCTTATTGGTACCGGGAATATCGCTCCACACAGAATTCCCAAAGTAAGAGCGCCAGTTGGTAGGTGACTTTCCGTCTTTTTTCTCACGGATATAAAAGTAGTTTCCATATTCGCCATCCGGATCGGCACAGGCCTTTTTAAACCATTCATGCTCGTCGGAGCAATGGTTTACCACCAGATCCATGACGATATACATCTCCCTTTCTTTCGCTTTTTCAATGAGTTCTTCCATATCCTCCATAGTCCCGAACCTGGGATCTATGTTGTAATAATCAGCAATGTCATACCCCTGATCCGCAAAAGGGGAAACGTAGATTGGGGAAAGCCACAGGATATCCACTCCTAAGCTCTTTAAATAATCCAATTTACTGATAATCCCTTTTAAGTCTCCAATGCCGTCCCCATTGGTATCCAGAAAACTCTTCGGATAAATCTGATAAGCGGTTTTATCATGCCACCATTTCTTAGTCATCGTATGTAACCTCTCTTTTTTGTAGTAGCCTTATTCTACCGCTCAGAGCAGGATTTGTCTTACGATTCTATGATTAAAAAATACACTATCTTGACTTTTCTTTCCGATATCGAAGGGGCGTGGTCCCGGTATACCTTCGGAATATTTTCAAAAAGTTCCCAAGGTTAAAAAAACCGGAATCCAGGCATATGTTCATGACCGGGAGATCGGTGGTCTCAAGCAGAGAAATTGCCTTCCGGATCCGG
The nucleotide sequence above comes from Lacrimispora sp. BS-2. Encoded proteins:
- the pap gene encoding polyphosphate:AMP phosphotransferase — protein: MLEKLDLSKRMDKDTYKKTIKEQSERLGLLQRECKEAGIPVMMVFEGMGASGKGTQINRLIQALDPRGFDVYANDKSTEEERMRPFLWRFWTKLPAQGRIALFDRSWYRQVTIEWFEGKIPETAMPEAFHDIQSFERQLTDDGMVIIKLFLYISREEQKKRFNKLESSRETDWRVTKEDWRRNKEYGRYLAICEEMLERTDMDYAPWTIIEATDKDFASAKIMTQVADCLEDALRQRELRGERKEKEVPVRSEKYQNGVLSGVDLTKTITKEDYKKEMDRLWKKLESLHSQIYRLRIPLVLGFEGWDAAGKGGAIKRLTSHLDPRGYKVYPTSAPNDLERVHHYLWRFWNHVPKAGHIAIFDRTWYGRVLVERIEGFCSENQWKQAYQEINEMENHMANAGAVVIKFWLHIDKEEQEKRFKERQDNPSKQWKITEEDWRNREKWDQYESAVNEMLVRTSTTYAPWVVVEGNCKYYARIKVLKTVVEALEAKIKERTLSGQPYMAREAGKKNGKKNS
- a CDS encoding aldo/keto reductase, translated to MQYRDFGKTGIKVSALGFGAMRLPILQEEQVDEKRAVSMIRHAIDEGVNYIDTAYPYHQGESERIVGNALRDGYREKTYLATKCPVWKLEQPGDFDEVLEEQLKKLQTDHIDFYLLHALSRDRFEDKVKKFDLVKRMEKARDEGKIKYLGFSFHDSYDVFQDILDYYDGWDFCQIQYNYVDLEHQAGVKGLKAAAEKGLAVVVMEPLLGGKLADPADHVKKVFPEGKGTVEYALDFLWNQPEVSLLLSGMSDEKQLEENLEFADRSHIGMVTDDEKQVYKKAKEIFDSMALVGCTGCRYCLPCPFGLEIPEIFSYYNMTAAHKEREAKAGYEAMGVKAEGCKACHHCEKECPQMIKISEVMRSVAKVFAKL
- a CDS encoding 6-phospho-alpha-glucosidase, whose protein sequence is MNKTFKLVIVGGGSTYTPGIVKSLLDQKDQFKLSELRLYDNFKERQDKVGVLVKKVIEMFDPEVKLVLTTDPKEAFSDADFIFAQMRVGLYHMRELDEKIPLKYDVVGQETCGPGGLAYGLRTIYPMVDMIDYCEKYASKEYWIVNYSNPAAIVAKAMHKLRPNARILNICDMPVAIMRNMANILDCDRKDIVPDYFGLNHFGWFTKIRVGEEDRTEELKAYVREHGYMPPDERSEVRHNDASWKHTFDNAKNLMRMFPDYLPNTYMQYYLLGDEIVKHSDKNYTRANEVMEGREKRIFQAVEQFETTGEIDMTPFFTGVHGEFIVEVAMSLAYNLKKRHLVMVMNNGAVKNLPDDAMVEIPCYITKEGPEATRVGEIPTFYKGMIEQQEASEKLIVEAAIEGSYDKALAAFTLNKTIPSAMAAKKILDEMIEANKDYWPELK
- a CDS encoding PTS transporter subunit EIIC; protein product: MKDKVVKAMQSFSKAMIGPVLFLPVVGMLIALTAIMTNTAFVSEGGLMWTVGKFFNSMLNSIMGNLSILFCVGIANGMAKKKKADASFVALMSYIMFLGSNSKWLELSGKMAEGATAGALYGTGQTIQLGFHVTDMGVFLGMIIGVLVALVHNKYCDTEFKGGFAPYGNSKLVYMIMIPVIAALSVGVTYVWPGVANGISALTGFMSTAGAAGVFVYGFLNRFLIPTGLHHLIWSPFLYSAVGGQAVIGGENVVGAKPIFLALLSDPAAGMMPDTSRFLTYGLMKTFGIIGVALAFYVTARKVKKANLKAQMIPATLTAVIAGITEPLEFTFIFAAPLLWLVYSVLDGFFQMVVYLIGVRVCATNGILDFLVLNLPAGIGRTLWPLYVLVGLVEILVIFLVFKFMIEKFNLKTPGREDDDTDAALDLNANAAAVKKELKAKQSASGETGEDRLNQGRIIVEALGGKENIVSLENCFSRLRVEVADSSRIDEEALKSTGAAGIMKKGNNVQVVYGLTVSKMRTLVDDVLEQMDSHK